A single region of the Mustela lutreola isolate mMusLut2 chromosome 2, mMusLut2.pri, whole genome shotgun sequence genome encodes:
- the SMIM44 gene encoding small integral membrane protein 44 — protein sequence MVALEEPQSSYPKPLNTSATRVTSGPLLLWVAIMSGPAVEEGMEGWSPAPPLYEEYRPPPLDTIRLPRYALYLLLAAFLVVAVAYAIVGHLIKDLAHDLADWAFGPKPDQEDAPRELRSSLEGEDLEELDLQLALAWRGDEDPAGGGDTAPAEAPAPAPRRSSIAFKDPPARSSFWRLG from the exons ATGGTGGCCTTGGAGGAGCCCCAATCCTCTTACCCAAAGCCCCTAAATACTTCCGCAACGCGGGTCACCTCCGGGCCTCTCCTGCTCTGGGTGGCCATCATGTCAGGGCCGGCAGTTGAGGAGGGGATGGAGGGCTGGAGCCCGGCCCCACCGCTGTATGAGGAGTACCGCCCACCACCTCTGGATACCATCCGCCTGCCCAGGTATGCGCTGTACCTGCTGCTGGCGGCGTTCCTGGTGGTGGCCGTGGCCTATGCCATTGTGGGGCATCTCATCAAGGACCTCGCCCATGACCTGGCCG ACTGGGCCTTTGGCCCGAAGCCAGACCAGGAAGACGCCCCCCGGGAGCTGCGCTCGAGCCTGGAGGGCGAGGATCTGGAGGAGCTCGACCTCCAGCTGGCCCTGGCCTGGCGGGGTGATGAGGACCCTGCCGGGGGTGGCGATACGGCCCCTGCAGAAGCCCCCGCCCCGGCTCCCCGCCGCTCTTCCATTGCCTTCAAGGACCCGCCTGCTCGGAGCTCCTTCTGGAGGCTGGGCTGA
- the LOC131823287 gene encoding small integral membrane protein 24-like yields the protein MTMETLEIPLLLSALLLSPAEAQQASQYRPKPWLVGLAAVVGFLFIVFVLMLVNRIWCSKKRAEDEEFAFGMESNPYQDTALSDEGKRERKGVTKDQKDKTAGKEGETNSGLELEEEESGGHGKVANTAM from the exons ATGACCATGGAGACCCTGGAGATCCCTCTCCTACTCAGCGCCCTGCTCCTGTCACCTGCAGAAGCTCAGCAGG CCTCGCAGTACCGCCCGAAGCCCTGGCTGGTGGGCCTGGCTGCCGTCGTGGGGTTCCTGTTCATCGTCTTCGTCCTCATGCTGGTTAACCGCATCTGGTGCTCCAAAAAGAG AGCTGAGGATGAGGAGTTTGCATTCGGTATGGAGTCCAACCCCTATCAGGACACAGCCCTGAG TGACGAaggcaagagggagaggaaaggggtgACAAAGGACCAGAAGGACAAGACggcggggaaggaaggagaaacgAACTCAgggctggagctggaggaggaggagtccGGAGGCCATGGGAAGGTCGCGAACACAGCCATG